The following proteins come from a genomic window of Carcharodon carcharias isolate sCarCar2 chromosome 10, sCarCar2.pri, whole genome shotgun sequence:
- the LOC121283116 gene encoding thiosulfate sulfurtransferase GlpE-like translates to MEPVSEWIRQRFPTVENVCSDTVEQLLKENRERVLLLDIRSPPEYEISHLPGAIRIDPEATNMDHLVKDLGLAGSMDKTVICYCTAGYHGSEMAQRIRSFLTHDDRQEGSDSLKVYNLEGGLAKWANERKAIVDSENQPTSLVHPYNTEWAQLLEPEFRAPI, encoded by the exons ATGGAGCCAGTGAGTGAGTGGATCCGACAGCGGTTCCCCACGGTGGAGAATGTTTGTTCGGACACAGTGGAGCAGCTGCTGAAGGAGAATCGGGAGcgggtgctgctgctg GATATTCGGAGTCCGCCTGAATATGAGATCAGTCACTTACCAGGAGCCATTCGCATTGACCCAGAAGCCACCAACATGGATCATTTGGTCAAGGATCTGGGCCTGGCAG GTTCAATGGATAAAACAGTAATCTGTTATTGTACCGCTGGATATCACGGCTCAGAAATGGCACAGAGAATCCGCAGCTTTCTGACACACGATGATAGGCAGGAGGGGTCCGATTCGCTGAAGGTTTACAACCTGGAGGGGGGGCTGGCGAAATGGGCCAATGAGAGGAAAGCCATCGTGGACAGTGAGAATCAGCCCACGAGCCTGGTCCATCCCTACAATACAGAGTGGGCTCAGCTACTGGAGCCAGAGTTCAGGGCCCCAATatga